The genomic DNA AATGAATTTACAACCGTCGATCTAATCACGAGTGAGTGAGAGATCACACGAGAGTCTTCTGATACTGATTCCTTTTGTTAATAGATGTCGATTTCAAATGAAATCGAAACCGCCATTAACGAGCTTCCTCCTTATTCCTTTAAACGTATCAGTATCATCATCCTCAAACTCTGATGGAGACTCACCAACAACAACTACCACCTGCCGTTGAAACGCCCTTGTTGCACGATTCAAATCGGGATCAACCTCCGCCGGAGACcgacggcggaggaggaggagagggTGTTAATGACGACCTAGATATAACGCTGGAATGGTTAGAGACGTTTCTGACGCTGCTTGGGTTTAATCAGTCCTCTCCTCGGAGCCTTGTTTTGTCTTGGATCGTGTTTTTATCGATTGGTTTGGTGCTTCCGGTTACAGTGTTGGAGCTTGGTCATTGTTTAGGCTGTGAGAGGTATCAGTACAAGAGTTTCGAGCTCAACATCGTTGTTTCACAGGCCTTGTTGGCTGGAGTCTCTCTGCTTTGTGTTTCTCATAACTTGAGAAAACATGGGATTAGGAAGTTTTTGTTCGTTGATCAACTCAGTGGTCGTATGGGTCGTCTCAAGGCTCAATACATTCAGCAAATCTCGGTGATTCTTCCACTTTTTTGCTTCAAAGTTTGTATCTTTATGGAAATATTTGGAGATTTTTTCACTAAAGtaagcattttttttatttcttgctGTGTTGCAGAACTCTGTGAGGTTGCTTGCATTTTGGTCGCTACCATGTTTTGTGTTGAAAGCTGTTCGTGAGATCATACGGATGTATTACGTGCCTCATGACCAGCCTTGGCTATCTGTTGCGATTCTGTTTTGTATGATCTTGTCATGGACTTATTTAAGCACTATATTTCTAGCTGCTAGTGCCGTGTTTCATTTGGTATGCAACTTGCAAGTCATTCACTTTGAAGACTATGCAAAGCTCTTAGAAGGGGAGTCTGAAATCTCCCTTTTCATCTACGAGCATATGCGTTTGCGTCATTATCTTTCCAAAATAAGCCATAGGTTCCGCATCTTTCTGCTTCTACAGTTTCTTGTCGTCACAGCTAGCCAGTTTACTACACTTTTCCAGACCACTGCGTATAGCGGGCGTATCACGTATATCAACGGTGGTGATTTCGCGGTAAGTCAACCAAcgtctctgcttcttcttcgttgttATGTTCTTATTtggtgaggtttaagaagcttGGAACATGATATATGCAGGTCTCGGCTGTAGTCCAAACCGTTGGAATAATTTTGTGTCTGCACGCAGCAACAAAAATTTCTCACAGAGCTCAAGCAATAGCATCAGTTGCAAGTAGATGGCATGCCATGATGTCTTGTTCGTCTACAGATTCAACTCAGATAAGGACTTCTCCTAGTGGAGTTCACTTGGAGGCCACCACGAATCCACCGCTCTCCTTTCCAATATCCCGTTCAGAAAGTGATGTGGAATCAATGGATCACTATATGAGGATGCCTGCTCCTAACCACTTTCCTTCTTACATGTCCATGTCCTCCTACCACAAAAGACAAGCTTTCGGTGAGTATTGTTTCGccctctttttactttttatcattttcaccaAACTTGAAATGGTGATAGCTGATTAGATGATTGTTGCAGTGTTGTATTTGCAGATGAATCCAGGTGGGATAACTATATTTGGGTGGACAGTAGACAGGCATTTGATAAACACAATATTCTTCATTGAGCTTTCTCTGGTTACCTTTGTTCTTGGTAAAACTGTAGTTTTCGGTACCGAATGACAAGAAAAGGTCTTTTTACTCTTTGCCATATAGAGTGATTTCTTAAATTGATTTGGAGATGATACTTTTGCATGAGCGTCTCTTAATTTGATATCTTTCTCTTAAAGAGTGACANNNNNNNNNNNNNNNNNNNNNNNNNNNNNNNNNNNNNNNNNNNNNNNNNNNNNNNNNNNNNNNNNNNNNNNNNNNNNNNNNNNNNNNNNNNNNNNNNNNNNNNNNNNNNNNNNNNNNNNNNNNNNNNNNNNNNNNNNNNNNNNNNNNNNNNNNNNNNNNNNNNNNNNNNNNNNNNNNNNNNNNNNNNNNNNNNNNNNNNNNNNNNNNNNNNNNNNNNNNNNNNNNNNNNNNNNNNNNNNNNNNNNNNNNNNNNNNNNNNNNNNNNNNNNNNNNNNNNNNNNNNNNNNNNNNNNNNNNNNNNNNNNNNNNNNNNNNNNNNNNNNNNNNNNNNNNNNNNNNNNNNNNNNNNNNNNNNNNNNNNNNNNNNNNNNNNNNNNNNNNNNNNNNNNNNNNNNNNNNNNNNNNNNNNNNNNNNNNNNNNNNNNNNNNNNNNNNNNNNNNNNNNNNNNNNNNNNNNNNNNNNNNNNNNNNNNNNNNNNNNNNNNNNNNNNNNNNNNNNNNNNNNNNNNNNNNNNNNNNNNNNNNNNNNNNNNNNNNNNNNNNNNNNNNNNNNNNNNNNNNNNNNNNNNNNNNNNNNNNNNNNNNNNNNNNNNNNNNNNNNNNNNNNNNNNNNNNNNNNNNNNNNNNNNNNNNNNNNNNNNNNNNNNNNNNNNNNNNNNNNNNNNNNNNNNNNNNNNNNNNNNNNNNNNNNNNNNNNNNNNNNNNNNNNNNNNNNNNNNNNNNNNNNNNNNNNNNNNNNNNNNNNNNNNNNNNNNNNNNNNNNNNNNNNNNNNNNNNNNNNNNNNNNNNNNNNNNNNNNNNNNNNNNNNNNNNNNNNNNNNNNNNNNNNNNNNNNNNNNNNNNNNNNNNNNNNNNNNNNNNNNNNNNNNNNNNNNNNNNNNNNNNNNNNNNNNNNNNNNNNNNNNNNNNNNNNNNNNNNNNNCACGCAGCAACAAAAATTTCTCACAGAGCTCAAGCAATAGCATCAGTTGCAAGTAGATGGCATGCCATGATGTCTTGTTCGTCTACAGATTCAACTCAGATAAGGACTTCTCCTAGTGGAGTTCACTTGGAGGCCACCACGAATCCACCGCTCTCCTTTCCAATATCCCGTTCAGAAAGTGATGTGGAATCAATGGATCACTATATGAGGATGCCTGCTCCTAACCACTTTCCTTCTTACATGTCCATGTCCTCCTACCACAAAAGACAAGCTTTCGGTGAGTATTGTTTCGccctctttttactttttatcattttcaccaAACTTGAAATGGTGATAGCTGATTAGATGATTGTTGCAGTGTTGTATTTGCAGATGAATCCAGGTGGGATAACTATATTTGGGTGGACAGTAGACAGGCATTTGATAAACACAATATTCTTCATTGAGCTTTCTCTGGTTACCTTTGTTCTTGGTAAAACTGTAGTTTTCGGTACCGAATGACAAGAAAAGGTCTTTTTACTCTTTGCCATATAGAGTGATTTCTTAAATTGATTTGGAGATGATACTTTTGCATGAGCGTCTCTTAATTTGATATCTTTCTCTTAAAGAGTGACACAGCTATATTGACAAGGCTtggtttgttctctttctcttatctctcttttctttcataGATCTTTTAGTTTGTACTTTGTaccataaaccaaaaattataatcCTTGGTCTGTGTCTTGCCACTAAATATTTGATAAAACCTCTGTTACACGATCTCACTGAGTAATTTTGGGCATAACGAATATACCACAACGCACGGTCCAGACTTTGGACCAGTTCTTTAAAAGCAATTGAAGACTGCCCGTGGTCCAGACTTTGGACCAGTTCTTTAAGAGCAATTGGAGACTGACCACTTCGGAAGAGTTTGTTCTGCAAATACTTGGTTATGCATCGATAGTAGAATGTCAAAATCATTGAATGTGTATGCTCATGCACAAATGCATGATAAAACTTTGAAGGATGCAAGAGCTTGGTTGATTTAAGATAACTCCTATCACAAATCACTTGTTATCACTTCCGAGCATATGCTACTATTAAGATTGAGACAAACATTACTTCAACATTGTTACGGAAAACCTAACAAATGGTTTCTAGCACGTTGCAGTCAATCAGCAAACTGCAAAGAAAGTGGGGCTAAAGTTTATTTCAGAGATCTTAGGATAGCTAATCCCGGCCGATAGTCCCCAGGATTTACTAAAATTGCTTTCATGAACTCCTAGGCAATCAAAGTAGAAAAAGGAATCTGCAGAAAATTGCTAACCCTACAAACCAGAAACTATAACACTTGTAGTTACAGAGCAACCATCTTATCTCAGAGAACCATATATCCGAGGTTTTAGTGGAATACAAAAAAGATCAAGTTCAACCCTACAAGCATCAGGACTATACATTACCTCGCAGAGATGTATCAGCAATCGCGTCAATTCTTCTTCAAGACAAGAAGAGTCTCACCTCCACTTCAACACCAGTGTTTCTTGCAAACACAatgtcaatattatatatactaataaaaacaTGGCAGATAAAGAGAATTGTCGGGGAAAAAGAATAGGTTCTCCCTCATAGTAGTCAACAAAAGGTCACTTTTCAATAACACTATGCTACATACATAAGTTTCAGTAGGAAATGAGTTTTTATTATCATGCCACACCTTACAGAACAAGCACTGTCAGAAAGCCATAGCACTACTAACTGACCAGCCTAGCTTGTGAACACATTAAACCTGCAAGGATTCTCTGTGGCGATAGGAGGAAAATCACCTTCACAAATCACCATGGACCCTCAAAGTGAGTAAAGAAAGCATAAATGATATTCTGAGATACAAATGTTCCAACCTCCGCTTAAGCAGTAGCCCTCGCCTAAATTGTGGTTGAGAGTATCAAGGTTGTATTCCAAATGCTATCTTCAACAGGTGCGCAACACTTCAGCCAAACAGACCACCAGACCCAAGTTCGGTTTGTGTTAATTCCTTCCTACGTTGCTCTTCCAAAGGATCAGGGCTCTTTACCATTCTCCTCCCACGCCTTGgcacaaaagaagaagttagAGACAGAACTAAAGTCAACCAGTGGTCATTTCAGTTTAGATAGATCTCAGTACCTGTCTTGGGCATGTTGAGCAGGGAAAGTAGGCATAAAATCTTTCGATTTTGGCAGAGGGACTTCACGGAACCAATCATGCTTTAGAGCTTCATCAACAGTTATTCTCTACAAAAAAGCACCACAGATACAAAGTCAAGGAACAATTAAGGTGCATACTGGATTAACATGCATGCAacagatatatatttcttattacCCTCTCAGGATCATACGTTAGGAGCTTGTTCAGCAGGTCAAACCCAGCATCGGACAGAACTGGGGCGCCAGTGAATGAAGTGGCTGGGAATTTCTTACGTAATAGGTTATACCTAAAAGAACAGTTCATCAGTGAGAAGAACGACATAACAACTACGACAATCCACTAATAAGCAAGAAAGCCAGACCATATAACCTAAAGCTACAAAGCCTGGGAACAATATCAGAGACTTTAAGCAAATTTTTACTAAGGTTATTTTTAGTAATCCACTAATAAGCCAGATAGCCATACTACATCACCCAAAGCTAGAAAGCCTGGGAACAATATTAGAGACTTTAAGCACATTTTAACTAAGGATATCCTTGcattaaaactgaaaattacaaGGAATTATAAATACTTACTGATGCTTGACAAAGTTGATCTTGACTCCAGGCAGCTTGGAGAACCCAGGCCAAATGGTTTCATTGGGAGTACCAAGGATTCTGAAAATCTGTAAATTAAAAGAAGCAGTAATTAATTTATAAGCTGTATGTAGTCCGAGGATGGGTGGAGGTCCAAATCAAAACCCATGTTTAAAATACCTTGTCAAGTTGATCAAACTCCGTTTTCCCATTGAACAATGGCGCCTTCGATAATAGTTCTGCCATGATACAGCCTAGTGACCACATGTCAATGGCCGTAGAATATTGTTTGGCTCCCAAGAGAAGTTCAGGTGCCCTGGAAAAACAAATGCAGTCGTTGGGCTTGGTCCTGGAGGAAGTGATTATTGCTAAAACAAGAAGGGATAGTCAACACAAGGAATAAAACAAGTCAAGAAAGTTGAAGCACATATATTTCCTAATGTGCCATTCTAAGTGATGTCCAAGCAAATACCGCAAATGCTTTAAGTATTTCATGGCTAAGCTGGCATATTATGGAGACTATTCTGAAAGAGGAAAGGTAATGATACAAGTCAGCCACAACACTCAAGTTTGTGGTgccattggaaaaaaaatatcagataCCATGGAACGTCATTTAGACACAAGACTTTAAAAATCATTGATCCTAAGGTGCAGGAATAGAAACGGTTGAACGGTGTAGTACAGCTATACCAGAAAGAAGACGTGGCACCTGAGGTTATACTAAATTACTAACAATGGCCAAAAATACAAGAACGTCCACCAGAATTCAAATTACAAACTAGAATagagtaaaacaaattttacCTGTACCAAAGCGTAACAACCAGATGAGTATACGGCTTCAGCGGGCTGCCATATTGCCGAGCCAAACCAAAGTCACATATCTTCAACTCACCCCGATTGTTTAAAAGCAGGTTAGATGTTTTCAAATCTCGATGAAGCACCCAGTTGTCGTGAAGATACTTGACGCCCTCTAAAAGTTGAAGCATTAAGCATTTAACTTCACTCTGACTGAAACGCTGCTTCATTGAATCCATCAATGCTTTAAGATCATGCTCCATGTATTCCATCACCATAAAAATGCTATCAAGACTACTACCCACGACCACCTCTTTAACATCCACTATTGATGGATGATGAAACGAAAGAAGTATATTAATCTCCCTTAGAGAAGTCAATGGAAagccttctctttctttttccattttcacCTTCTTCAATGCCACTATATCGCCTGTCTTCTTATCCTTTGCTCTATAAACAACACCATAAGTACCTTCATCTATCTTATTTAATCTCTCAAATTCATCAACACTTCTACAACCCTGGAGCATGTTTATACTTCTCAGTGGGATACTGGCAGGTTCAGGTGTCTCATGCCGAACATATTCATCATCCGAATCTGTTTCACTAAGGCTGTAACTAGAGTTTCCTCTTCTGTGTTCCTCCTCATCTATATCCATCTTGGCACCCTTAACAGCATCCTTCTCCTTAAAATCATCTCTACTTTTTGGCAAAGAATGGTGCCCCCTTTCATCGGAATCAGATGATCTATAACCTTCTCTCACTAACTCCCCGACCTCAGGT from Camelina sativa cultivar DH55 chromosome 7, Cs, whole genome shotgun sequence includes the following:
- the LOC104701362 gene encoding uncharacterized protein LOC104701362 isoform X3, with amino-acid sequence METHQQQLPPAVETPLLHDSNRDQPPPETDGGGGGEGVNDDLDITLEWLETFLTLLGFNQSSPRSLVLSWIVFLSIGLVLPVTVLELGHCLGCERYQYKSFELNIVVSQALLAGVSLLCVSHNLRKHGIRKFLFVDQLSGRMGRLKAQYIQQISNSVRLLAFWSLPCFVLKAVREIIRMYYVPHDQPWLSVAILFCMILSWTYLSTIFLAASAVFHLVCNLQVIHFEDYAKLLEGESEISLFIYEHMRLRHYLSKISHRFRIFLLLQFLVVTASQFTTLFQTTAYSGRITYINGGDFAVSAVVQTVGIILCLHAATKISHRAQAIASVASRWHAMMSCSSTDSTQIRTSPSGVHLEATTNPPLSFPISRSESDVESMDHYMRMPAPNHFPSYMSMSSYHKRQAFDESRWDNYIWVDSRQAFDKHNILH
- the LOC104701362 gene encoding uncharacterized protein LOC104701362 isoform X2 — its product is METHQQQLPPAVETPLLHDSNRDQPPPETDGGGGGEGVNDDLDITLEWLETFLTLLGFNQSSPRSLVLSWIVFLSIGLVLPVTVLELGHCLGCERYQYKSFELNIVVSQALLAGVSLLCVSHNLRKHGIRKFLFVDQLSGRMGRLKAQYIQQISNSVRLLAFWSLPCFVLKAVREIIRMYYVPHDQPWLSVAILFCMILSWTYLSTIFLAASAVFHLVCNLQVIHFEDYAKLLEGESEISLFIYEHMRLRHYLSKISHRFRIFLLLQFLVVTASQFTTLFQTTAYSGRITYINGGDFAVSAVVQTVGIILCLHAATKISHRAQAIASVASRWHAMMSCSSTDSTQIRTSPSGVHLEATTNPPLSFPISRSESDVESMDHYMRMPAPNHFPSYMSMSSYHKRQAFVLYLQMNPGGITIFGWTVDRHLINTIFFIELSLVTFVLGKTVVFGTE
- the LOC104701362 gene encoding uncharacterized protein LOC104701362 isoform X1, which encodes METHQQQLPPAVETPLLHDSNRDQPPPETDGGGGGEGVNDDLDITLEWLETFLTLLGFNQSSPRSLVLSWIVFLSIGLVLPVTVLELGHCLGCERYQYKSFELNIVVSQALLAGVSLLCVSHNLRKHGIRKFLFVDQLSGRMGRLKAQYIQQISNSVRLLAFWSLPCFVLKAVREIIRMYYVPHDQPWLSVAILFCMILSWTYLSTIFLAASAVFHLVCNLQVIHFEDYAKLLEGESEISLFIYEHMRLRHYLSKISHRFRIFLLLQFLVVTASQFTTLFQTTAYSGRITYINGGDFAVSAVVQTVGIILCLHAATKISHRAQAIASVASRWHAMMSCSSTDSTQIRTSPSGVHLEATTNPPLSFPISRSESDVESMDHYMRMPAPNHFPSYMSMSSYHKRQAFVLYLQMNPGGITIFGWTVDRHLINTIFFIELSLVTFVLGKTVVFGTE
- the LOC104701361 gene encoding cyclin-dependent kinase G-2, which gives rise to MAAGRSVRYPDHELRDQESNSRFSRRDSAYSNEDYDHVRNGTLDNEKGRVSNPRHGDSGKDRDMIRSGARQKERGIVNSGSRLSKSNPGIREVFMDRGPKRCGFSARSVDREPGELSSESGSDDLIESESLVKNNGVVKQVENTAQSPVEKKRKFSPIIWDRDDHERSNLSRNEKPVEVTPPPPPPPLIKRSSQSLRVGCDDNSPFSPAKSNMHQDPVQVSDSAVSVPALSPSVEMSSLCMVEQSSNAGQDGKQEDAAHLEEEENMPTRHISSSRWAAGNSSPNDEGEVVEEVGAKKRSKKPFPVQGRLRNKSQTPEVGELVREGYRSSDSDERGHHSLPKSRDDFKEKDAVKGAKMDIDEEEHRRGNSSYSLSETDSDDEYVRHETPEPASIPLRSINMLQGCRSVDEFERLNKIDEGTYGVVYRAKDKKTGDIVALKKVKMEKEREGFPLTSLREINILLSFHHPSIVDVKEVVVGSSLDSIFMVMEYMEHDLKALMDSMKQRFSQSEVKCLMLQLLEGVKYLHDNWVLHRDLKTSNLLLNNRGELKICDFGLARQYGSPLKPYTHLVVTLWYRAPELLLGAKQYSTAIDMWSLGCIMAELLSKAPLFNGKTEFDQLDKIFRILGTPNETIWPGFSKLPGVKINFVKHQYNLLRKKFPATSFTGAPVLSDAGFDLLNKLLTYDPERRITVDEALKHDWFREVPLPKSKDFMPTFPAQHAQDRRGRRMVKSPDPLEEQRRKELTQTELGSGGLFG